The DNA window GCCTGGACGCGATCTACTTCCCCCAGGTACTTGCGGGCCCGCACGTCATACACGTGGGCCTTGCGGCCGAGGTTGACCGTGACCGGGTCGCTGTCCTGGCACTTGCGGAAGTCGCGGATCAGGCCATAGACCGTGACCGGCCCGCGGGAGAAGGTATTCAGCTCGTAGGCCCGCGGCACGGCAGGCGGGCTGGTGGCGCCCGGCGCCGCCGGCTCCACCGTGACCTCGCGCTTCACCCCGGCGCGCGTGACGATCTGCCGCAGCAGCTCGCGCATCTCCACCCCGTACGAGGGCAGCTTGAAGTTCAGGTAGACCGACAGCCCCTTGCCGTGGGGCATGACCAGCACGGCCGGCTCCCCGCCGGCGTGGGCGGCCAGCGCCGTGGCGCCGGCGGGCGTGAGGCTCTCCTTGCCGAAGACCGTCATCTCCTGGCCGGTCATGTCTATGCCTGCGCCGGCCTGCTTGAAGCTGACCTTGCTCTCGGCGTAGCTCACCTCGCCCTTGCGCGTGGCGCCGAACAGCCTCTGTAGGGCGGGGGCTTGTACCCCGCCGGCGTCAGGCTTGCCATGCGCATCGGTCCGCAGGCAGCGCATGTCGCCGACGAGAACCCCGCCCTGCTGGACGTAGGCCTCGAGCTTGTCCACCAGCCCCGCCGAGGCGGCGACGGTGAAGGGGAGGATGAGGACGGGGTAGTCTTCCAGACGGCGTCCTACCCCCGGCCCTGCGGGCCGACCCCTCCCTGCAGGGAGGGACGACAGCTCCCCCGACGCGAGGACCTGGTCGGGAGCCACATACTGGTAGTCGAGTTGCAGCTCGTTGAGGTGCTGGCGGAAGTTGTAGGCGCTCATGTACCAGGAAGCGTAGGCGTCGCTGGTGTCGCGCTCCGACGGATCGCCGGGCACATCGTCCTTCGACTCGCACCAGCTCACCAGCATCGAGGGATGGGACCAGAGGATCGCCACCTGCGGCTGAGCGCGCTGGTATTCCATCAGGAGCTTGCCCACGCCGCCCCGCAGGTCCGCCAGGGCCTCCTTCACCGCGCCGGAGTACTCGGTGAGGCTGCCGGTGGGGTACACCAGCGCCCAGGAGTGGCCGCGCGGCACGTCGTAGGCCGAGGTGGCGAAGTAGCTCACCCCCCGCGAGTCGTGCAGCGCCAGCCACCAGGGCTCATAGTGCGCCGCCACCGTCGTCCGGGCATAGCCGATCCAGCCATGGTTGAAGAAGGGCGCCGCGGACGCGGTGGCGTTCCCCCCTCCCTGCGGGGAGGGGGCCGGGGGGTGGGCCGCCGTGCGACTCGCCCGAGCCTCCGGCGTCTCCACGAAACTCCGCCAGAGGTCGAAGATCGCCTTGTTCCCGCCGCCCTTGATGGCTTCGCTGTACTCCTGTCCCCACCCGAAGCCGGTCTGCGTCGCCAGCTTGTAGTAGTCGTTCCCATTGAACGGATTGCAGCCGAAGGTGTTGGTGTGGCCCATCGGGATGGCGGGGTTGACCTCGTGGTAGGCGTCGGTGATGGTCTTGCACGCCTCGATCCACTGGTCGGTCATGAAGGTGCGGAAGTCCACAAAGTGGCTGAAGTTGGCCTGCCCGCGGGCCTCTTCGGTCTTGATCCCGCGCACCTCGTCCCACGCCTTGTACGCCGTGCCCCACTGGGCGTTGAGGGCGTCGAGCGAGGGGTAGCGCGCCTGCAGCCACTTCTGGAACCGCGCGGCGCACAGTGGGCAGAAGCATAGCTCCTGCCGCTGGTTGTGGTAGCTGAGGAAGGCCTCATCCGTGATGCCGACGGCATAGGGCCCGTCGGGAGCCTGCTGCGCGGCAGCCTCCTTGGCCGCCGTGGTGTACTTCTCGACGACCGCTGGGTCGCTCAGGCACATCCGCCGCACATCGCCGGCATGGGCCTCATCACGGAAAGCCCCGGCCCCGCCGCAGTACCCCGCGGCCAGCATCCCGTGCTCGCCGGCCAGGAACTGGCTCACGGCGAACTCGGCGTTGAGGCCCAGCTCGCGGGTGCGGTCGGCCAGGACGCCCGTCGCCTCGGGGAAGCCGCCGGGGCCCCACGGGGTGACAACGAAGTCGGCGGCGGCCAGCGCCGG is part of the bacterium genome and encodes:
- a CDS encoding beta-galactosidase — protein: MCTGLLALCLLLVVPAFAQDEGELLKNAGFDLDENKDGLPDGWSASDKTLRRQEVQAFSGNYEIVSVPGAYVLATQAVRLKPGQQYNVTMRIRGESGAMAGVLVLHGPDRPTREFPIVWNVEVGEKYEDYTATFKAPNPACSLYIYNVSKKGTICYDRVSLREGSPDQFLVQQLSLPRIDRPVEDPPVTEHIPYGRNLAGGPLKTFIALRSFRHMREVVELAQRLDMDYDVLNAGTDGDETVSETGRRMMQRLTDSTYEVYLVASKLSPPATKTIMERVSKGAGLVVMEGFGQAGKLLDTKTMPEVPADHFLRRGIPWEVMPQGIMSGMQTGQLGQGRVVRLNFPFDACRVWGLIPIGLKYDDWRTRQWAYWDGWLSLLGKAMVWAARGEPQGKPDSAQVIYRSARELRFDGPNLRLAPQAVALDAQGQPQLKAPAELPAGPVLADVMLRDAGGKTLDWATQVIPVPRQAQIMRLEAKSPTVKPGGSASVTVVLSVPKPADVTVEGRLIDAFGRDLAIGRLMQKGVAGEQAVGLVLPMAHPLGVSHKAFVRVLVGGREQDSRWIAVTVPALGPALAAADFVVTPWGPGGFPEATGVLADRTRELGLNAEFAVSQFLAGEHGMLAAGYCGGAGAFRDEAHAGDVRRMCLSDPAVVEKYTTAAKEAAAQQAPDGPYAVGITDEAFLSYHNQRQELCFCPLCAARFQKWLQARYPSLDALNAQWGTAYKAWDEVRGIKTEEARGQANFSHFVDFRTFMTDQWIEACKTITDAYHEVNPAIPMGHTNTFGCNPFNGNDYYKLATQTGFGWGQEYSEAIKGGGNKAIFDLWRSFVETPEARASRTAAHPPAPSPQGGGNATASAAPFFNHGWIGYARTTVAAHYEPWWLALHDSRGVSYFATSAYDVPRGHSWALVYPTGSLTEYSGAVKEALADLRGGVGKLLMEYQRAQPQVAILWSHPSMLVSWCESKDDVPGDPSERDTSDAYASWYMSAYNFRQHLNELQLDYQYVAPDQVLASGELSSLPAGRGRPAGPGVGRRLEDYPVLILPFTVAASAGLVDKLEAYVQQGGVLVGDMRCLRTDAHGKPDAGGVQAPALQRLFGATRKGEVSYAESKVSFKQAGAGIDMTGQEMTVFGKESLTPAGATALAAHAGGEPAVLVMPHGKGLSVYLNFKLPSYGVEMRELLRQIVTRAGVKREVTVEPAAPGATSPPAVPRAYELNTFSRGPVTVYGLIRDFRKCQDSDPVTVNLGRKAHVYDVRARKYLGEVDRVQATLPPGETALYALLPYQVQGLGLNVPATVKAGDELVAQVNLVTGAKAGDHVAHVELLDPQGHSVWCYTRNELLSGGRGTLRVPLALNDAKGKWTLRARDVLTGATGEAKFAVQ